One Halalkalicoccus sp. NIPERK01 DNA window includes the following coding sequences:
- a CDS encoding CTP synthase: MPTEPDTDYDPSLGRKFIFVTGGVMSGLGKGITAASTGRLLKNAGFDVTAVKIDPYLNVDAGTMNPYQHGEVYVLKDGGEVDLDLGNYERFLGVDMTSTHNVTTGKTYQHVIEKERAGDYLGKTVQIIPHVTDDIKRRIREAAEGTDVCLVEVGGTVGDIEGMPYLEALRQFAHEENEEDVLFTHVTLVPYSKNGEQKTKPTQHSIKELRSIGLQPDIVVGRCDDRLEPETKEKIALFGDVPTEAVFSNPDVEDIYEVPLMVESEGLDEYVMERLGLAGEALPAGERKNEWRELVTQEADRKIDVALVGKYALEDAYLSIHEALKHAGLERNVEVNVRWVDSDEMAAAHKERLTGADGIVVPGGFGSRGTRGKLEAVRYAREEGVPYLGLCLGFQMAVVDYARHVCELADAHSTEIDPDTAHPVIDLLPEQYETEDMGGTMRLGAHDTDIQPGTLASEVYGGAKVCTERHRHRYEVNPEYIQQLEAEGLAFSGRAKNRMEILELEDHPFFLGTQFHPEFRSRPGRASPPFVGFVDAVLERTTREVEA, from the coding sequence ATGCCGACCGAACCGGACACCGACTACGATCCTTCTCTCGGCCGCAAGTTCATCTTCGTGACCGGCGGCGTGATGAGCGGGCTGGGAAAGGGGATCACCGCCGCGAGCACGGGCAGGTTGCTGAAGAACGCCGGGTTCGACGTGACGGCGGTGAAGATCGACCCGTACCTCAACGTCGACGCGGGGACGATGAACCCCTACCAGCACGGCGAGGTATACGTATTAAAGGACGGCGGCGAGGTCGACCTCGACCTGGGGAACTACGAGCGCTTCCTCGGGGTCGACATGACCTCGACGCACAACGTCACGACGGGCAAGACCTACCAGCACGTCATCGAGAAGGAGCGCGCGGGCGACTACCTCGGCAAGACCGTCCAGATCATCCCCCACGTCACCGACGACATCAAACGAAGAATCAGGGAGGCCGCCGAGGGGACCGACGTCTGTCTCGTCGAGGTCGGGGGCACCGTCGGCGACATCGAGGGGATGCCCTACTTAGAGGCGCTCCGGCAGTTCGCCCACGAGGAAAACGAGGAGGACGTCCTCTTCACGCACGTCACGCTGGTCCCGTACTCGAAGAACGGCGAGCAGAAGACCAAGCCGACCCAGCACAGCATCAAGGAACTCCGGTCGATCGGCCTCCAGCCCGACATCGTCGTCGGGCGGTGTGACGACCGCCTCGAACCGGAGACGAAGGAGAAGATCGCCCTGTTCGGCGACGTCCCCACCGAGGCGGTGTTCTCGAACCCGGACGTCGAGGACATCTACGAGGTGCCCCTGATGGTCGAGTCCGAGGGCCTCGACGAGTACGTGATGGAACGGCTCGGCCTCGCCGGAGAGGCGCTGCCCGCGGGCGAGCGAAAGAACGAGTGGCGCGAACTCGTCACCCAGGAGGCCGACCGGAAGATCGACGTCGCACTGGTGGGCAAGTACGCCCTGGAGGACGCCTACCTCTCGATCCACGAGGCGCTGAAACACGCCGGCCTCGAACGGAACGTCGAGGTGAACGTCCGGTGGGTCGACTCGGACGAGATGGCCGCCGCCCACAAGGAACGTCTCACGGGCGCCGACGGGATCGTCGTCCCCGGCGGGTTCGGCTCGCGGGGGACGCGCGGAAAGCTCGAGGCGGTGCGCTACGCACGCGAGGAGGGCGTCCCGTACCTCGGGCTCTGTCTGGGCTTCCAGATGGCGGTCGTCGACTACGCCCGGCACGTCTGCGAACTGGCGGACGCCCACTCGACGGAGATCGACCCCGACACCGCGCACCCGGTGATCGACCTGCTGCCCGAGCAGTACGAGACCGAGGACATGGGCGGGACGATGCGCCTCGGTGCCCACGACACCGATATTCAACCGGGGACCCTCGCGAGCGAGGTCTACGGCGGTGCGAAGGTGTGTACCGAACGCCACCGCCACCGCTACGAGGTCAACCCCGAGTACATCCAGCAGCTAGAGGCCGAGGGGCTCGCCTTCTCGGGGCGGGCGAAAAACCGCATGGAGATCCTCGAACTCGAGGACCATCCCTTTTTCCTCGGGACGCAGTTCCACCCCGAGTTCCGCTCGCGGCCCGGCCGGGCGAGTCCGCCCTTCGTCGGGTTCGTGGACGCGGTCCTCGAGCGCACCACTCGGGAGGTCGAGGCCTGA
- a CDS encoding DUF1611 domain-containing protein, giving the protein MQVAVLAHEKFPERAKTAVGVIRYGEYDVTAVLDRDRAGGRVNEYLPGVPDAPIVSGMADVEEADALLIGIAPIGGGFDESWREDVENALSRGCDVISGLHYFLSEDPEFVELAAENDCELWDVRKPDEDLTVSRGIAHEVDAEVILTVGTDCSVGKMTVSMELARAAQEQGIDAAVIPTGQTGIMIEGWGNPIDRVVSDFTAGAVEEMIVEKGDEHDYLFVEGQGTIIHPAYSAVTCGILHGSMPDSLVLCHAAGREAIHGYEDFSIPPVETYIDLYEGLAAPVHETEVAAGALNTMDIVEDGPARNAVDEYAADLGVPATDPVRFESDEVLEALL; this is encoded by the coding sequence ATGCAAGTCGCAGTTCTCGCACACGAGAAGTTCCCCGAGCGCGCGAAGACCGCCGTCGGCGTCATCCGGTACGGCGAGTACGACGTGACCGCCGTGCTGGACCGCGACCGGGCCGGGGGGCGGGTCAACGAGTACCTGCCGGGCGTCCCGGACGCCCCCATCGTCTCGGGCATGGCCGACGTCGAGGAGGCCGACGCCCTCCTGATCGGAATCGCTCCGATCGGCGGGGGGTTCGACGAGAGCTGGCGCGAGGACGTCGAGAACGCCCTCTCGAGGGGTTGTGACGTGATCTCGGGACTGCACTACTTCCTCTCGGAGGACCCCGAGTTCGTCGAACTCGCCGCGGAGAACGACTGCGAACTGTGGGACGTCCGAAAACCCGACGAGGACCTCACCGTGAGTCGTGGGATCGCCCACGAAGTCGACGCCGAGGTGATCCTGACGGTCGGAACCGACTGTTCGGTGGGGAAGATGACCGTCTCGATGGAACTCGCACGTGCGGCCCAAGAGCAGGGGATCGACGCCGCCGTGATCCCGACGGGACAGACGGGGATCATGATCGAGGGGTGGGGCAACCCGATCGATCGCGTCGTCTCGGACTTCACCGCCGGCGCGGTCGAGGAGATGATCGTCGAGAAGGGCGACGAGCACGACTACCTGTTCGTCGAGGGCCAGGGGACGATCATCCACCCCGCCTACTCGGCGGTCACCTGCGGCATCCTCCACGGATCGATGCCCGACTCGCTGGTGCTCTGTCACGCCGCCGGCCGCGAGGCGATCCACGGCTACGAGGACTTTTCGATCCCGCCGGTCGAGACCTACATCGACCTCTACGAGGGGCTCGCCGCGCCGGTCCACGAAACGGAGGTCGCCGCGGGCGCGCTCAACACGATGGACATCGTCGAGGACGGGCCCGCCCGCAACGCCGTCGACGAGTACGCCGCCGACCTGGGCGTGCCAGCGACCGACCCCGTCCGGTTCGAGAGCGACGAGGTGTTGGAGGCGCTTCTGTGA
- a CDS encoding molybdenum cofactor biosynthesis protein B, with protein MAEETRHDHGNGHDHHEGEGHDHDHDHHAHDAEEISAGVVTVSTSRGTDEDPAGDAIIEILENHGIELAHRELIPDDFDRVQQTVDTLTDRDDVDLIVTTGGTGVTPDDVTVEAVEPLLGKTLPGFGELFRRLSYEEVGTHVVATRAIAGVADGVVVFCLPGSENAVRLGCEEIVVEEASHLVGLAARDLAAEEDEDEE; from the coding sequence ATGGCCGAGGAGACACGACACGACCACGGGAACGGCCACGACCACCACGAGGGCGAGGGCCACGACCACGATCACGACCATCACGCCCACGACGCCGAGGAGATATCGGCGGGCGTCGTGACCGTCTCGACCTCGCGGGGGACCGACGAGGACCCCGCGGGGGACGCGATCATCGAGATCCTCGAAAATCACGGGATCGAACTGGCCCACCGCGAACTCATTCCCGACGACTTCGACCGGGTCCAGCAGACGGTCGACACCCTCACCGACCGGGACGACGTCGACCTCATCGTCACGACCGGCGGGACGGGCGTCACGCCCGACGACGTGACCGTCGAGGCCGTCGAACCGCTGCTCGGCAAGACGCTTCCGGGGTTCGGCGAACTGTTCCGCAGGCTCTCCTACGAGGAGGTCGGCACCCACGTCGTCGCCACGCGAGCGATCGCGGGCGTGGCCGATGGCGTCGTCGTGTTCTGTCTTCCCGGCAGCGAGAACGCCGTCCGTCTCGGATGTGAGGAGATCGTCGTCGAGGAAGCCTCGCATCTGGTCGGCCTCGCCGCCCGTGATCTCGCTGCCGAGGAGGACGAAGACGAGGAGTGA
- a CDS encoding PspA/IM30 family protein → MGILSRMSYVIRSKVNAILNRTEDPRETLDYSYEQMRDRLQDVKQGIADLTTQKKRLEMQKRRLEENVEKHNEQAREAVAQDRDDLARQALEKKNTKMNQIEQLETQIADLQEKQDNLVEQKNELQGRIEEFRTKKETMKAQYEASEASVRVSEAMTGAGDEMEDVSRAIERAEEETEDMEARAAAMDELQDTGAFDDALSDEDSIDRELAAGRTDSEVEAELETLKGEMGKETASVEESEETEGDAEADVDVEEELESSEIDEELEEIRDEGR, encoded by the coding sequence ATGGGAATACTCTCGCGGATGTCGTACGTCATCCGGTCGAAGGTCAACGCGATCCTCAATCGAACCGAGGACCCGCGCGAGACGCTCGACTACTCGTACGAGCAGATGCGCGACCGCCTGCAGGACGTCAAACAGGGCATCGCCGACCTCACCACGCAGAAAAAGCGCCTCGAGATGCAGAAACGCCGCCTCGAGGAGAACGTCGAGAAACACAACGAGCAGGCCCGCGAGGCCGTCGCCCAGGACCGCGACGACCTGGCCCGCCAGGCCCTCGAGAAGAAGAACACGAAGATGAACCAGATCGAGCAACTGGAGACGCAGATCGCCGACCTCCAGGAGAAACAGGACAATCTCGTCGAGCAGAAGAACGAACTCCAGGGCCGGATCGAGGAGTTCCGAACGAAAAAGGAGACGATGAAGGCCCAGTACGAGGCCAGCGAGGCCAGCGTCCGCGTCTCGGAGGCGATGACCGGCGCGGGCGACGAGATGGAGGACGTCTCGCGGGCCATCGAACGCGCCGAGGAGGAGACCGAGGACATGGAGGCCCGCGCGGCGGCGATGGACGAACTCCAGGACACGGGGGCGTTCGACGACGCGCTCTCGGACGAGGACAGCATCGACCGCGAACTCGCGGCCGGACGCACCGACAGCGAGGTCGAGGCCGAACTCGAGACGCTGAAGGGCGAGATGGGCAAGGAGACCGCCTCGGTCGAGGAGTCCGAGGAAACGGAGGGCGACGCGGAGGCGGACGTCGACGTCGAGGAGGAACTCGAATCGAGCGAGATCGACGAGGAGTTAGAGGAGATCCGCGACGAAGGCCGCTGA
- a CDS encoding trans-acting enoyl reductase family protein translates to MATLLIYGSYGYNGRLIAGEATDRGLEPILAGRDGEALAEQAADLGLEHRRFDLSDPAVVAEELSDVDCVLNCAGPFSNTADELVEACLESGTDYVDITGEIPVIERIRRRSDEAEDAGITLFPATGLSSVPMDCLAAHLAERLPGATHLALGAETFRPPSVGSITTLLEGLEDGGAIRDEGRLVHVPAGWKSRRIDFGRGTRPAVTMPLGDVSTSYYTTGVPNVEVYVFAPPPTRLALRAHRYVAPLLATGPVREGLKRVAQVAREGPSERARERGSTYFWGEASDGDERVVSRLRMSDPYVVTGACALAVTERVLDGEVSPGYRTPAGEFGPEFVLGIDEAAGFFDEGTP, encoded by the coding sequence ATGGCGACGCTTCTGATCTACGGGTCGTACGGCTACAACGGCCGGCTGATCGCCGGGGAGGCGACCGACCGGGGGCTGGAGCCGATCCTCGCCGGCCGCGACGGCGAGGCGCTCGCGGAACAGGCCGCCGACCTCGGCCTCGAACACCGCCGGTTCGACCTCTCGGATCCGGCGGTCGTCGCCGAGGAGCTATCGGACGTCGACTGCGTGTTGAACTGCGCCGGCCCCTTCTCGAACACCGCGGACGAACTCGTCGAGGCCTGTCTCGAGAGTGGGACGGACTACGTCGACATCACCGGCGAGATTCCCGTCATCGAGCGGATCAGACGCCGGAGCGACGAGGCCGAGGACGCCGGGATCACCCTCTTTCCAGCGACCGGCCTCTCGTCGGTGCCGATGGACTGCCTGGCGGCCCACCTGGCCGAGCGCCTCCCCGGGGCGACCCACCTCGCGCTCGGCGCGGAGACGTTCCGGCCGCCCTCCGTGGGCTCGATCACGACGCTGCTGGAAGGGTTGGAGGACGGCGGGGCGATCAGGGACGAGGGCAGACTGGTCCACGTCCCCGCGGGCTGGAAGTCCCGGCGGATCGACTTCGGGCGGGGGACCCGCCCCGCGGTGACGATGCCGCTGGGCGACGTTTCCACGAGCTACTACACCACGGGAGTCCCGAACGTCGAGGTCTACGTCTTCGCGCCGCCGCCGACGCGGCTGGCGCTGCGGGCCCACCGGTACGTCGCCCCGCTGCTCGCGACCGGCCCCGTTCGGGAGGGACTGAAACGGGTCGCACAGGTCGCCCGCGAGGGGCCCTCGGAGCGCGCCCGCGAGCGCGGGTCGACCTACTTCTGGGGGGAGGCCAGCGACGGGGACGAGCGCGTCGTCTCGCGCCTGCGGATGTCGGACCCATACGTCGTCACCGGGGCGTGTGCGCTCGCGGTAACCGAGCGGGTGCTCGACGGCGAAGTCTCGCCGGGCTACCGGACCCCGGCCGGCGAGTTCGGCCCGGAGTTCGTCCTCGGGATCGACGAGGCCGCGGGGTTTTTCGACGAGGGGACGCCCTGA
- the guaA gene encoding glutamine-hydrolyzing GMP synthase translates to MVRPQEFVDEAVAEIREEIGDANAVIALSGGVDSSVAAALAYEAVGDQLTPVYVDTGLMRKGETEQVSETFSYMESLRVVDAEERFLDALSGVTDPEEKREVIGEGFIREFEREARDADADFLVQGTIYPDRIESEGGIKSHHNVGGLPERIDFEGIVEPVRDLYKDEVREVARELGLDELVAERMPFPGPGLAVRVIGEVTKEKLEVAREACHVVEDELEAYEPWQALAAVIGKATGVKGDNRVHGWVVAVRSVESRDGMTARAQEIDWETLQRIQSRITGENENVARVVYDVTHKPPATIEYE, encoded by the coding sequence ATGGTCCGACCGCAGGAGTTCGTCGACGAGGCGGTCGCGGAGATCCGCGAGGAGATCGGCGACGCCAACGCCGTGATCGCGCTCTCGGGCGGGGTCGACTCCTCGGTCGCGGCGGCGCTGGCCTACGAGGCCGTCGGCGACCAGCTCACTCCGGTGTACGTCGACACCGGGCTGATGCGAAAGGGCGAGACCGAGCAGGTGAGCGAAACGTTCTCGTACATGGAGTCGCTTCGCGTGGTCGACGCCGAGGAGCGCTTTCTGGACGCGCTCTCGGGCGTGACCGACCCCGAGGAGAAACGCGAGGTAATAGGGGAAGGATTCATCCGGGAGTTCGAGCGCGAGGCGCGCGACGCCGACGCCGACTTTCTAGTTCAAGGAACGATCTACCCCGACCGCATCGAGAGCGAGGGCGGGATCAAGTCGCATCACAACGTCGGCGGCCTCCCCGAGCGGATCGACTTCGAGGGGATCGTCGAACCCGTCCGCGATCTGTACAAGGACGAGGTCCGCGAGGTCGCGCGCGAACTCGGTCTCGATGAACTCGTCGCCGAGCGCATGCCGTTTCCCGGACCGGGCCTCGCGGTGCGCGTGATCGGCGAGGTCACGAAGGAGAAACTCGAGGTGGCGCGCGAGGCGTGTCACGTCGTCGAGGACGAGCTAGAGGCCTACGAGCCGTGGCAGGCGCTCGCGGCCGTGATCGGTAAGGCCACTGGGGTAAAGGGCGACAACCGGGTCCACGGCTGGGTCGTCGCCGTCCGCTCGGTCGAATCGCGCGACGGCATGACCGCCCGCGCACAGGAGATCGACTGGGAGACCCTCCAGCGCATCCAGAGCCGAATCACCGGCGAGAACGAGAACGTCGCGCGCGTGGTCTACGACGTGACGCACAAGCCGCCGGCGACCATCGAGTACGAATGA
- a CDS encoding dienelactone hydrolase family protein has protein sequence MTDVILPGVRDVRGTLDGDFERVVVACPPHPQHRGHRGDPRLKAVSAALSKRDVACLRFDYGEWDEGYGEREDARNAIRWAAGEFDSVGIFGYSFGGAMAILAAASVEEPVLGVSALAPAAGVGRDLDVAGAVAALECPLQVLYGTRDSTAEWGPIVEAARRRNATIEELAADHFFLGKHDRIAGSVAAFFAEPF, from the coding sequence ATGACCGACGTGATTCTGCCGGGCGTGCGGGACGTTCGGGGGACGCTCGACGGCGATTTCGAGCGCGTGGTCGTCGCCTGCCCGCCCCATCCACAGCACCGCGGCCACCGGGGCGATCCCCGGCTGAAAGCGGTGAGCGCGGCGCTCTCCAAGCGGGACGTGGCGTGTCTGCGTTTCGACTACGGCGAGTGGGACGAGGGCTACGGCGAGCGCGAGGACGCGAGAAACGCGATCCGGTGGGCCGCGGGGGAGTTCGATTCAGTAGGGATTTTCGGCTACAGCTTCGGCGGGGCGATGGCGATACTGGCCGCCGCGAGCGTCGAGGAGCCGGTACTGGGGGTCTCGGCGCTCGCACCCGCGGCGGGGGTGGGCAGGGACCTCGACGTAGCCGGCGCGGTCGCGGCTCTCGAGTGCCCGCTGCAGGTGCTCTACGGGACGCGCGATTCGACCGCCGAGTGGGGGCCGATCGTGGAGGCGGCGCGGAGACGAAACGCGACAATCGAGGAACTGGCCGCGGATCACTTCTTCCTCGGCAAACACGACCGGATCGCGGGGTCGGTCGCGGCCTTCTTCGCCGAACCGTTCTGA
- a CDS encoding cupin domain-containing protein, whose product MGLDRYPDLDPDEGEVISEELVAEDDVLVKAFALGPGAELAAHEHGDSTNVFHVLEGVVTVLQGDSEEEVAAPGVVLHERGVAHGARNDTDDTVVFTASLCPLPS is encoded by the coding sequence ATGGGACTCGATCGCTATCCCGACCTCGACCCCGACGAGGGCGAGGTCATAAGCGAGGAACTGGTCGCGGAGGACGACGTGCTGGTCAAGGCGTTCGCGCTCGGGCCGGGCGCCGAACTGGCGGCGCACGAACACGGCGACTCGACGAACGTCTTTCACGTCCTCGAAGGGGTCGTGACGGTGCTTCAGGGCGACAGCGAGGAGGAGGTCGCCGCGCCGGGGGTCGTGCTCCACGAGCGCGGGGTCGCCCACGGCGCGCGAAACGACACCGACGACACCGTGGTGTTCACCGCGAGCCTCTGTCCCCTGCCGTCGTAA
- a CDS encoding FxLYD domain-containing protein, whose translation MTRQCASRRRFLALAGTTTSAAVGLAGCLGSGSGSTGQPAYESGDVPDDIDGEERTTQETTAAEAAAEVTPRDDLAPLDGLSIEDHEFVFESGYAGSTVQGTVENTSGERVGTAEVRVRVYNSDDQVLGLYLDSTGDLDGGAEWSFQVILLESPADIADYDITVVGLPD comes from the coding sequence ATGACGCGGCAGTGCGCCTCTCGACGGCGATTCCTCGCGCTCGCCGGCACCACGACGAGCGCCGCGGTCGGCCTCGCGGGCTGTCTCGGATCGGGGTCGGGGTCGACGGGCCAGCCCGCATACGAGTCCGGCGACGTGCCCGACGACATCGACGGCGAGGAGCGGACGACCCAGGAGACGACCGCGGCCGAGGCCGCGGCCGAGGTGACGCCGCGGGACGACCTCGCCCCGCTCGACGGTCTCTCGATCGAAGATCACGAGTTCGTCTTCGAGAGCGGCTACGCCGGGTCGACGGTGCAGGGGACCGTCGAGAACACGAGCGGCGAGCGGGTCGGGACCGCGGAGGTCCGCGTGCGGGTCTACAACTCCGACGACCAGGTGCTCGGGCTGTATCTCGACTCCACGGGCGACCTCGACGGGGGTGCGGAGTGGAGCTTTCAGGTGATCCTGCTCGAATCCCCGGCCGACATCGCCGACTACGACATCACGGTCGTCGGCCTCCCCGACTGA
- a CDS encoding zinc-binding dehydrogenase — protein MDAVQFAEHGGRDVIEYGEFPDPEIEGDEVLVDVKAGALNHLDIWTRKGLPGLDLEMPHVPGSDCAGVVSEIGEDVTRFSEGDRVALIAGVGDERMDDPTLDPRFHIIGEHVRGVHSEYAAIPEANLVSVPEGVEWETAAAAPLVFQTAWRMLIERGELQAGEDVLVLGASGGVGHAAVQVAAHAGATVYATASSEEKLEYAREIGADETINYAETEFGSEVKDLTDGRGVDMVVDHIGEATWDESLKSLAKGGRIVTCGATTGPNPDAGLNRMFWNQLSVIGSTMATPEQAETALSLVWDGTFEPKIRETLPMSEAARAHEIIEEREGFGKVVVVPDSEL, from the coding sequence ATGGACGCAGTCCAGTTCGCGGAACACGGCGGGCGCGACGTAATCGAGTACGGCGAGTTCCCCGATCCCGAAATCGAGGGCGACGAGGTGCTCGTCGACGTGAAGGCCGGCGCGCTGAACCACCTCGACATCTGGACGCGAAAGGGACTCCCCGGACTCGATCTGGAGATGCCCCACGTCCCCGGCAGCGACTGTGCGGGCGTCGTGAGCGAGATCGGCGAGGACGTCACCCGCTTTTCGGAGGGCGACCGGGTCGCGCTCATCGCGGGGGTGGGCGACGAGCGCATGGACGACCCGACGCTCGACCCGCGCTTTCACATCATCGGTGAGCACGTCCGGGGGGTCCACAGCGAGTACGCGGCGATCCCCGAGGCCAACCTCGTTTCCGTGCCCGAGGGCGTCGAGTGGGAGACCGCCGCTGCCGCGCCGCTGGTCTTTCAAACGGCGTGGCGTATGCTGATCGAGCGCGGCGAACTCCAGGCCGGCGAGGACGTCCTCGTCCTCGGGGCGTCGGGGGGCGTGGGCCACGCCGCCGTGCAGGTCGCCGCCCACGCGGGCGCGACCGTCTACGCCACCGCCAGCAGCGAGGAGAAGTTGGAGTACGCCCGCGAGATCGGCGCCGACGAGACGATCAACTACGCCGAGACGGAGTTCGGAAGCGAGGTCAAGGACCTGACCGACGGGCGGGGCGTCGACATGGTGGTCGATCACATCGGCGAGGCGACGTGGGACGAGTCATTGAAGAGCCTCGCGAAGGGCGGGCGGATCGTCACCTGCGGGGCGACCACGGGGCCGAACCCCGACGCCGGGCTCAACCGGATGTTCTGGAACCAGCTCTCGGTGATCGGCTCGACGATGGCCACCCCCGAGCAGGCAGAGACGGCCCTCTCGCTGGTGTGGGACGGCACCTTCGAGCCCAAAATTCGAGAAACGCTGCCGATGAGCGAGGCCGCCCGCGCCCACGAGATCATCGAGGAGCGCGAGGGATTCGGAAAGGTAGTTGTGGTTCCGGACAGTGAACTGTAG
- a CDS encoding dipeptide epimerase, with product MSLETAFERVSLPLEFPFTISRGTTETAENVVVRVSDGDLVGIGGAAPSAHYGETVETVEAVLPTLLEVVEDMGDPHQLARIERRMRERVNLNPAARCAVSIALHDLVAKRLDLPLYRYWGLDPEEVVETSYTIGIDEIETMREKTATARERGYSTLKIKLGTGRDEEIIETVRDEAPDATIRVDANEAWSPREAVRKIEALAAYDVEFVEQPVPAENPEGMRFVRERSELPIAADESCVTLSDIPRVAEIADIANVKLMKCGSLREARAMFAAARAHGLETMLGCMTESNASIAAACGFAPLLDYADLDGSLLLAEDPYAGVAMPGGRIDLSEIDRGTGARPAE from the coding sequence GTGAGCCTCGAGACGGCGTTCGAGCGCGTCTCGCTGCCGCTCGAGTTCCCGTTTACGATCTCGCGGGGGACGACCGAGACGGCGGAGAACGTAGTCGTTCGCGTGAGCGACGGCGATCTCGTCGGAATCGGCGGGGCCGCACCCTCGGCCCACTACGGCGAGACGGTCGAGACGGTCGAGGCCGTCTTACCCACTCTCCTGGAGGTCGTCGAGGACATGGGCGACCCCCACCAGTTGGCGCGGATCGAGCGCCGGATGCGAGAGCGGGTGAACCTGAACCCCGCCGCCCGGTGTGCCGTGTCGATCGCGCTGCACGACCTGGTTGCCAAACGGCTCGACCTCCCGCTGTACCGGTACTGGGGGCTGGATCCCGAGGAGGTGGTAGAAACCTCCTACACCATCGGGATCGACGAAATTGAGACGATGCGCGAGAAGACCGCCACCGCCCGCGAGCGGGGCTACTCGACGCTGAAGATCAAACTCGGGACGGGAAGGGACGAAGAGATCATCGAGACCGTCAGGGACGAAGCGCCCGACGCCACGATCCGGGTCGACGCGAACGAGGCGTGGTCGCCGCGCGAGGCGGTCCGGAAGATCGAGGCGCTCGCGGCGTACGACGTCGAGTTCGTCGAACAGCCCGTTCCCGCCGAGAACCCCGAGGGAATGCGCTTCGTCCGCGAGCGTTCGGAACTTCCGATCGCCGCCGACGAGTCCTGCGTGACGCTGTCCGATATCCCACGGGTCGCCGAGATCGCCGACATCGCGAACGTCAAGCTCATGAAGTGCGGGAGCCTGCGCGAGGCTCGGGCGATGTTCGCGGCGGCGCGCGCCCACGGGCTGGAGACGATGCTGGGCTGTATGACCGAGTCGAACGCCTCGATCGCCGCCGCCTGTGGGTTCGCGCCGCTTCTGGACTACGCCGACCTCGACGGCTCGCTGTTGCTCGCGGAGGACCCCTACGCGGGCGTCGCCATGCCCGGCGGACGGATCGACCTCTCGGAGATCGATCGGGGGACGGGCGCTCGACCCGCCGAGTAG
- a CDS encoding CTP synthetase, translating to MNAIIAGEDAEGLGEALEREGFEVTRIEGFADREALETAGIDSASVFVITDTVHATGIPVARELNETVKIVVYADDSLPEFARPLADLIVDPELLGPDAVAEEL from the coding sequence ATGAACGCCATCATCGCGGGCGAGGACGCCGAGGGACTGGGCGAGGCCCTCGAACGGGAGGGCTTCGAAGTGACTCGGATCGAGGGGTTCGCGGACCGCGAGGCGCTCGAAACCGCGGGGATCGACTCCGCTTCGGTCTTCGTGATCACGGACACGGTTCACGCCACGGGCATCCCGGTCGCGCGCGAACTGAACGAAACCGTGAAAATCGTCGTCTACGCCGATGACTCGCTGCCGGAGTTCGCCCGGCCGCTCGCGGACCTGATCGTCGATCCCGAACTGTTGGGCCCCGACGCGGTCGCCGAGGAGCTGTGA